In Arthrobacter sp. SLBN-83, one DNA window encodes the following:
- a CDS encoding single-stranded DNA-binding protein, whose translation MAGETQTTVIGNLVQDPELRFTPSGSAVANFTIASTPRTFDRQANEWKDGETLFLRAAVWKEAAENVAETLRKGMRVIAQGRLKSRSYETKEGEKRTVIELEVDEIGPSLRSATATITRTQRNGNGGGNYQQSSGNWGGNQQQEEQWPAQATAGGYDSEPPF comes from the coding sequence ATGGCAGGCGAAACCCAAACCACAGTGATCGGGAACCTCGTGCAGGACCCTGAACTCCGCTTCACTCCTTCGGGTAGCGCGGTGGCGAATTTCACCATCGCTTCCACCCCGCGGACCTTTGACCGGCAGGCCAACGAGTGGAAGGACGGGGAGACCCTGTTCCTCCGGGCAGCAGTGTGGAAAGAAGCGGCGGAGAACGTCGCGGAGACCCTTCGGAAGGGTATGCGCGTCATCGCCCAAGGCCGGTTGAAGTCCCGCTCCTACGAGACCAAAGAGGGCGAAAAGCGGACCGTCATCGAGCTCGAGGTGGACGAGATCGGCCCGTCCCTCCGTTCGGCCACGGCCACCATCACCAGGACCCAGCGGAACGGAAACGGCGGCGGTAACTACCAGCAGTCCTCCGGTAACTGGGGCGGTAACCAGCAGCAGGAAGAACAGTGGCCCGCCCAAGCCACCGCAGGCGGCTACGACTCCGAGCCTCCCTTCTAA
- a CDS encoding helix-turn-helix domain-containing protein, translating into MNTYYTVPEVAQMFRVCEETVRRRVRTNKWPAWRDGTQIRFGAEDIEAIRRQGAKAPTPAKEERRARNRQLRNIPVFAQ; encoded by the coding sequence ATGAACACCTACTACACCGTCCCCGAAGTAGCCCAGATGTTCCGGGTGTGCGAGGAGACAGTCCGCCGCCGGGTCCGGACCAACAAATGGCCGGCATGGCGGGACGGGACGCAGATCAGGTTCGGCGCCGAGGACATCGAAGCGATCCGCCGCCAGGGAGCGAAAGCCCCCACCCCGGCGAAGGAAGAACGCCGGGCCCGCAACCGCCAGCTCCGCAACATCCCCGTCTTCGCCCAATAA